From Bordetella flabilis, the proteins below share one genomic window:
- a CDS encoding GntR family transcriptional regulator, translated as MLDSTAHISSSGSQAPRLSSGDDAYTRIRRDVLSCRLAPGAFVTEPELMSAYGIRKTSCRIALVRLAHEGFVRSRPRKGYQISPITLRDVEEVFTLRLQLEPLAARLAAGRVDIELLRQLEAACRVRHPVLQLSDQIDVFMDANKAFHLAIAAACGNERLYRTLGVLMDEMSRLVALGFGVQGTKPEIKHDHNAMIDALAEGDGKRAETIARRHIETFQVMTLEKLYASLAQTGTAIPVGLAGSTR; from the coding sequence ATGCTCGACTCCACCGCCCACATCTCATCATCCGGCTCCCAGGCGCCCCGACTCAGCTCGGGCGACGACGCATACACGCGCATCCGCCGCGACGTGTTGTCATGCAGGCTGGCGCCGGGCGCTTTCGTCACCGAACCGGAGCTCATGTCCGCCTACGGCATCCGCAAGACCAGCTGCCGTATCGCGCTGGTGCGGCTGGCCCACGAAGGCTTCGTGCGGTCGCGGCCGCGCAAGGGATACCAGATTTCGCCCATCACGCTGCGCGATGTGGAGGAAGTGTTCACCCTGCGGCTGCAACTGGAGCCCCTGGCGGCGCGCCTGGCCGCGGGACGGGTCGACATCGAGCTCCTGCGCCAGTTGGAAGCGGCGTGCCGCGTACGCCATCCGGTGCTGCAGCTCAGCGACCAGATCGACGTTTTCATGGATGCCAACAAGGCCTTTCATCTGGCGATCGCGGCGGCTTGCGGCAACGAACGGCTGTACCGGACGCTGGGTGTGCTGATGGACGAAATGTCGCGCCTGGTCGCGCTGGGCTTCGGCGTGCAGGGAACCAAGCCCGAGATCAAGCACGATCACAACGCGATGATCGATGCGCTGGCCGAGGGAGACGGCAAGCGTGCCGAAACCATCGCGCGCCGGCATATCGAGACCTTCCAGGTGATGACCCTGGAAAAACTCTACGCCAGCCTGGCGCAGACCGGGACGGCCATTCCCGTCGGCCTGGCCGGGAGCACGCGATGA
- a CDS encoding ABC transporter ATP-binding protein, with product MTQTATRPWPTAAAQATQADPAVDAGDSGLAAQAATAGAPALEVRHVFKRFGALEALRDISFSVGRGEIVALLGPSGCGKSTLLNIVAGLDTHDMGELVIGGESAARTTQWSQLAYMFQEDRLLPWRSVRDNVAFGLEAQRVPTRERRERADAALDMVGLSGFTRSWPHQLSGGMRSRVALARSLVVEPRILLMDEPFSKLDPQTRTQMHEELLRIHAMKNMTVLFVTHDVEEAVVLADRIVLMAPRPGRIREIVDVPLVRPRRPTDRDVAEQTRLLRMKVQE from the coding sequence ATGACGCAGACCGCGACACGGCCCTGGCCCACGGCGGCCGCGCAGGCCACCCAGGCGGACCCTGCCGTCGACGCAGGCGACTCCGGGCTCGCCGCGCAGGCGGCCACCGCAGGCGCACCCGCGCTGGAGGTCCGCCATGTGTTCAAGCGCTTCGGCGCGCTGGAGGCCTTGCGCGACATCTCTTTTTCGGTCGGGCGCGGCGAGATCGTGGCCTTGCTCGGCCCTTCCGGCTGCGGCAAGAGCACGCTGCTGAACATCGTCGCAGGGCTCGATACCCATGACATGGGCGAGCTCGTCATCGGCGGCGAATCGGCCGCCCGCACCACGCAATGGAGCCAGCTGGCGTACATGTTCCAGGAAGACCGGCTGCTGCCGTGGCGCAGCGTGCGCGACAACGTCGCGTTCGGGCTGGAAGCCCAGCGCGTCCCGACGCGCGAGCGCCGGGAGCGCGCCGACGCCGCCCTGGACATGGTCGGCCTGTCGGGCTTCACACGCTCCTGGCCCCATCAATTGTCGGGTGGCATGCGCAGCCGCGTGGCGCTCGCGCGCAGCCTCGTCGTCGAACCGCGCATCCTGCTGATGGACGAGCCGTTCTCCAAGCTGGATCCGCAGACCCGTACGCAGATGCACGAGGAACTGTTGCGCATCCACGCGATGAAAAACATGACGGTACTGTTCGTCACCCACGATGTGGAAGAGGCCGTCGTCCTGGCCGACCGCATCGTGCTCATGGCGCCGCGGCCGGGACGGATCCGCGAGATCGTCGACGTGCCGCTGGTGCGGCCGCGCCGGCCCACCGACCGCGACGTGGCCGAACAGACGCGCCTGCTGCGCATGAAGGTGCAGGAATGA
- a CDS encoding ABC transporter permease, whose product MKHALRGLGLLFAQRAALAVVFVLLWTLAAARVPAFVLPGPDKVLHALVALMQTDTFSHDVLTTLSRIVTGFVLATLIGTPLGLALGSSRTLARFFEPLLAVMNTVSSAIWAVFAIIWFGISNATTIFVVFMTAMPLILTNVWQGSQNVDKLHVDLARSFRMSRTQILRKIYLPTILPYFFSGARLAFGFGWRVSLVAETLGSSDGIGYRLRQAADLVQTDQVFAWTLLLVVLMLVFESGLLKPLERRLFRWKPA is encoded by the coding sequence ATGAAGCACGCCTTACGTGGACTTGGACTGCTGTTCGCGCAGCGCGCCGCGCTGGCCGTGGTGTTCGTGTTGCTGTGGACGCTGGCCGCCGCCCGTGTGCCGGCCTTCGTGCTGCCGGGGCCCGACAAGGTATTGCATGCGCTGGTGGCGCTGATGCAGACCGATACCTTCTCGCATGATGTCCTGACCACCTTGTCGCGCATCGTCACGGGCTTTGTACTGGCCACCCTGATCGGCACGCCGCTGGGCCTGGCGCTGGGCTCCAGCCGCACGCTGGCGCGCTTCTTCGAACCGCTGCTCGCGGTGATGAACACCGTGTCCTCGGCCATCTGGGCGGTGTTCGCGATTATCTGGTTCGGCATTTCGAACGCCACCACGATCTTCGTCGTCTTCATGACGGCCATGCCGCTGATCCTGACCAATGTGTGGCAGGGATCGCAGAACGTCGACAAACTGCACGTCGACCTGGCGCGCAGCTTCCGCATGTCGCGCACGCAGATCCTGCGCAAGATCTACCTGCCCACCATCCTGCCCTACTTCTTTTCCGGCGCCCGCCTGGCCTTCGGTTTCGGCTGGCGCGTATCCCTGGTCGCCGAGACGCTGGGCTCGTCCGATGGCATAGGCTACCGCCTGCGCCAGGCGGCCGACCTGGTGCAGACCGACCAGGTCTTCGCCTGGACCCTGCTGCTCGTCGTACTGATGCTGGTCTTCGAAAGCGGGCTGCTCAAGCCGCTGGAGCGCCGCCTGTTCCGCTGGAAACCCGCCTGA
- a CDS encoding ABC transporter substrate-binding protein has protein sequence MQWTKFLFAALFAGAAAAGTAHAADKVRIGYWSSGVSLGYGAVLEATEFLKQQNLDVEFFRFPDVNAPLRALASNSIDLAYGAPAAGVFSSAAEGVPIKIFAATQPADVQFVVPEGSPIRSLEQLRGRKVGMSPAGSSVAVIAGAVLAGNYGIKPGDFSLVGGNESRLAQFLVQKQVDAAALRSVTVAQLDELKVTRLGTFADEWRRLTKTDSVPYIGIGAVRSEFVQAHPEVVARVIAGLRNALVWAETPANHDKVVSILQKSANLPENDARVYAGLWKDMYRISFEPADIETLKREHQVFLDSGLIKGALKDDLFVPAPFQQSKSIK, from the coding sequence ATGCAATGGACGAAATTCCTGTTCGCGGCGCTGTTCGCGGGCGCCGCCGCCGCCGGGACCGCGCATGCGGCGGACAAGGTGCGCATCGGCTACTGGAGCAGCGGCGTCAGCCTGGGCTACGGCGCCGTCCTGGAAGCGACCGAGTTCCTCAAGCAGCAGAACCTGGACGTGGAGTTCTTCCGCTTTCCCGACGTGAATGCGCCCTTGCGCGCGCTGGCGTCGAATTCCATCGACCTGGCCTACGGAGCGCCGGCCGCCGGCGTGTTCAGTAGCGCGGCCGAAGGCGTGCCGATCAAGATCTTCGCGGCCACCCAGCCCGCGGACGTGCAGTTCGTCGTGCCTGAGGGCTCTCCGATCCGCTCGCTGGAACAGTTGCGCGGCAGGAAGGTCGGCATGTCGCCGGCGGGCAGCTCGGTGGCCGTGATCGCCGGCGCCGTGCTGGCGGGCAACTACGGCATCAAGCCGGGCGACTTCTCGCTGGTGGGCGGCAACGAATCGCGCCTGGCGCAGTTCCTGGTGCAGAAGCAGGTGGACGCCGCCGCCCTGCGTTCGGTGACCGTGGCGCAGCTCGACGAACTGAAAGTGACGCGGCTGGGCACCTTCGCGGACGAATGGCGCCGCCTGACCAAGACCGACTCCGTGCCCTATATCGGCATCGGCGCGGTGCGCAGCGAGTTCGTGCAGGCCCATCCCGAAGTGGTGGCGCGCGTGATCGCCGGCCTGCGCAACGCCCTGGTGTGGGCCGAGACGCCTGCCAACCACGACAAAGTGGTCAGCATCCTGCAGAAGTCCGCCAACCTGCCCGAAAACGATGCGCGGGTCTATGCCGGCCTGTGGAAAGACATGTACCGGATTTCGTTCGAACCGGCGGACATCGAAACACTCAAGCGCGAACACCAGGTTTTCCTGGACAGCGGGCTTATCAAGGGCGCCCTGAAGGACGACCTGTTCGTCCCGGCGCCGTTCCAGCAATCGAAATCCATAAAGTAA
- a CDS encoding zinc-binding dehydrogenase translates to MKALILDQHGDIDSLRVTTDKPLPAATPGHVVIRVRASSFNYHDVFTVQGMPGIKVPLPVVIGLDMAGEITEVGSDVQDWKVGDRVLVNPLNRAKGLMGEMLDGGMAEYCLVSVGQLIALPDKVGFDDAAALPVAYGTAHRMLITHKTVKAGDRVLVLGASGGVGTASVILAKRLGAEVIACAGSDAKAQRLKDLGADHVINYRDTDFSKWAINQYGKPQRRSYEGGVDMVINFTGGDTWVPSLKCLKRGGTLLVCGATAGHDPKEDLRYVWSFELNIKGSNSFYDEDLKALLEMVAEGSIAPLIDRKVPLEQAAAGLALIRDREVLGKVIVNP, encoded by the coding sequence ATGAAAGCCCTGATACTCGACCAGCACGGCGACATCGACAGCCTGCGCGTCACGACCGACAAGCCGCTGCCCGCCGCGACGCCAGGGCATGTCGTCATCCGCGTGCGCGCGTCCTCGTTCAACTATCACGACGTGTTCACCGTCCAGGGCATGCCCGGCATCAAGGTGCCGCTGCCCGTGGTGATCGGCCTGGACATGGCCGGCGAGATCACCGAGGTCGGCAGCGACGTGCAGGACTGGAAGGTGGGCGACCGCGTGCTGGTCAACCCCTTGAACCGCGCCAAGGGCCTGATGGGCGAAATGCTCGATGGCGGCATGGCGGAATACTGCCTGGTCTCGGTGGGGCAGTTGATCGCCCTGCCCGACAAGGTGGGCTTCGACGACGCCGCCGCCCTGCCCGTGGCCTACGGCACCGCGCACCGCATGCTGATCACGCACAAGACCGTCAAGGCCGGCGACCGCGTGCTGGTGCTGGGCGCCAGCGGCGGCGTGGGCACGGCCAGCGTGATCCTGGCCAAGCGGCTGGGCGCCGAGGTCATAGCCTGCGCCGGCAGCGACGCCAAGGCGCAGCGCCTGAAGGATCTGGGCGCGGACCACGTCATCAACTACCGCGACACCGATTTTTCCAAGTGGGCCATCAACCAGTATGGCAAGCCGCAGCGCCGCAGCTACGAAGGCGGCGTCGACATGGTCATCAACTTCACGGGCGGCGATACCTGGGTGCCGTCGCTCAAGTGCCTCAAGCGCGGCGGCACGCTGCTGGTGTGCGGCGCGACCGCCGGACACGATCCCAAGGAAGACCTGCGCTACGTCTGGAGCTTCGAGCTGAACATCAAGGGCTCCAACAGCTTCTACGACGAAGACCTGAAGGCCCTGCTCGAAATGGTGGCCGAGGGCAGCATCGCGCCGCTGATCGACCGCAAGGTGCCGCTCGAACAGGCGGCCGCCGGCCTGGCCCTGATCCGCGACCGCGAGGTCCTGGGCAAGGTCATCGTCAATCCCTGA
- a CDS encoding PaaI family thioesterase translates to MTDKALPSKEDIQARLLRGPYHQWLGIEVLSVAEGEIELRARWREEWVVNPDKRYTHGGILAALVDLTADWALVSSTGRGVPTIDLRVDYHRAALPGDLVAKGKVIKFGSQVSVAEAQVFDKDGKLVASGRGVYSTAAPQA, encoded by the coding sequence ATGACCGACAAAGCACTCCCCTCCAAGGAAGACATCCAGGCGCGCCTGCTGCGCGGCCCCTACCACCAGTGGCTCGGCATCGAGGTCCTGTCCGTGGCCGAGGGCGAGATCGAACTGCGCGCGCGCTGGCGCGAGGAATGGGTCGTCAACCCGGACAAGCGATACACGCACGGCGGCATCCTGGCCGCGCTGGTGGACCTGACCGCCGACTGGGCCCTGGTGTCGAGCACGGGGCGCGGCGTACCGACCATCGACCTGCGCGTGGACTACCACCGCGCCGCCCTGCCGGGCGACCTGGTGGCCAAGGGCAAGGTCATCAAGTTCGGCTCGCAGGTGTCGGTGGCCGAAGCGCAGGTGTTCGACAAGGACGGCAAGCTGGTGGCCAGCGGCCGCGGCGTCTACTCGACCGCGGCGCCGCAAGCCTGA
- a CDS encoding class I adenylate-forming enzyme family protein encodes MHIPHNLGDLIDPAADPGRVALVGVDADLQESPCTYAELDAMAEGVAQALRQRGYAPGDRIALLAANSVRYIGAVLGIMRAGLVAVPVNFKFPAATIAYVLQDSGARLVLYDPPRQASLPAGLEAIALHGPSFLEFLRPGRQDSYAPSPDDVALMLYTSGSTGRPKGVRLSHAGQLWTVQMRRRATPLDDERALIAAPLYHMNALALAFLSVGSHATTVLLPQFTASAYIRCIGHYRCTWLTAVPPMIAMMLRERELLAGADLSSVKVIRMGSAPVSASLLTQIHAMLPNARVINAYGTTEGGPVVFGPHPQGLPTPPMSVGYPHPAVSVRLAPGPADGPDQGILELKSPGLMLGYHQRPDLADPFTADGHYATGDVFRRDADGFYFFVGRRDDMFVSGGENIYPGEVEKMLEQHPAVQQACVVPVDDEIKGQKPVAYIVLRPGHAADAEEIKRYALAHAPAYQHPRQVWFVDALPLASTNKIDRNQLLRDAASRLGQA; translated from the coding sequence ATGCACATTCCGCACAACCTTGGCGACCTTATAGACCCGGCCGCCGACCCCGGCCGCGTGGCGCTGGTCGGGGTGGATGCCGACCTGCAGGAATCCCCCTGCACCTATGCCGAGCTGGATGCGATGGCCGAAGGCGTCGCGCAGGCGCTGCGGCAGCGGGGCTATGCGCCCGGCGACCGCATCGCCCTGCTGGCGGCCAACTCCGTCCGCTATATCGGCGCGGTACTCGGGATCATGCGGGCCGGCCTGGTGGCGGTGCCGGTCAATTTCAAGTTCCCGGCCGCCACCATCGCCTACGTGCTGCAGGACAGCGGCGCCCGCCTGGTCCTGTACGACCCGCCGCGGCAGGCCAGCCTGCCGGCGGGGCTGGAGGCCATCGCGCTGCACGGCCCGTCCTTCCTGGAATTCCTGCGTCCCGGCCGCCAGGATTCCTACGCGCCGTCGCCGGACGACGTGGCCTTGATGCTGTATACGTCTGGGTCCACCGGGCGTCCCAAGGGCGTGCGCCTGTCGCATGCCGGCCAGTTGTGGACAGTACAAATGCGGCGGCGCGCCACGCCGCTGGACGATGAGCGTGCGCTGATCGCCGCGCCGCTTTATCACATGAACGCCCTGGCGCTGGCCTTCCTCTCGGTGGGCAGCCATGCCACCACCGTCTTGCTGCCGCAGTTCACGGCGTCGGCCTATATCCGCTGTATCGGGCACTATCGCTGCACCTGGCTGACCGCGGTGCCGCCCATGATCGCCATGATGCTGCGCGAACGCGAGCTGCTGGCCGGCGCCGACCTGTCATCGGTGAAGGTCATACGCATGGGGTCGGCGCCGGTCAGCGCCAGCCTGCTGACGCAGATCCATGCCATGCTGCCCAACGCGCGTGTCATCAACGCCTATGGCACGACGGAGGGCGGGCCGGTGGTCTTCGGTCCGCATCCGCAAGGCCTGCCGACGCCGCCCATGTCCGTGGGCTACCCGCATCCCGCCGTGTCGGTGCGCCTGGCGCCCGGTCCGGCCGACGGGCCGGACCAGGGCATCCTGGAGCTCAAGAGCCCGGGCCTGATGCTGGGCTACCACCAGCGTCCCGACCTGGCGGATCCCTTCACGGCCGACGGCCATTACGCCACCGGCGACGTGTTCCGCCGCGATGCCGACGGCTTCTACTTCTTCGTCGGCCGGCGCGACGACATGTTCGTCAGCGGCGGCGAAAACATCTATCCCGGCGAAGTGGAAAAGATGCTGGAACAGCATCCGGCCGTGCAACAGGCCTGCGTGGTCCCGGTGGACGACGAGATCAAGGGCCAGAAACCGGTGGCCTATATCGTGTTGCGGCCGGGCCATGCCGCCGACGCGGAAGAGATCAAGCGCTACGCCCTGGCGCACGCGCCGGCCTACCAGCATCCGCGCCAGGTATGGTTCGTCGATGCCCTGCCGCTGGCTTCCACCAACAAGATCGACCGCAACCAGTTGCTGCGCGACGCCGCATCCCGCCTGGGACAGGCTTGA
- a CDS encoding ABC transporter substrate-binding protein, which produces MRYSLPRVVAGLLAAMAAAPALALDEVTVALAIPPAVHDGAPYAAADELGYFKQENLSVKTIVFQGAGALLPQVAGKRVTFGYPTSEPVISSYFNAKDVLPLRYFYNGVPGNTMEFAVLADSPVKTLADFKDRQIGVGALTWGTIPGGRAALRTAGLTPGKDVEFVAVGALASGFQALKSGRVAALNFNSSWNDMLEMSGTPIRRIAYPPVFAETAGNGFIAHVDTFRDHPDLMVRFARAYAKAQIACSANPVYCVQAWWRANPQARPSGGDADKALADAATLLSRRLQRVLYTPSGQARVPGYYDLKAIQGGIDAMAKAGEYPSANVPVDQIFSNQFIKQINDFDADAVRAQAKAAK; this is translated from the coding sequence ATGCGCTATTCCCTCCCCCGCGTCGTGGCCGGCCTGCTGGCCGCCATGGCGGCCGCTCCCGCCCTTGCCCTGGACGAAGTCACCGTCGCGCTGGCCATTCCGCCGGCCGTGCACGATGGCGCGCCGTACGCGGCGGCCGACGAGCTGGGTTACTTCAAGCAGGAGAACCTGTCCGTCAAGACCATCGTGTTCCAGGGCGCCGGCGCCCTGCTGCCCCAGGTTGCCGGCAAGCGCGTGACCTTCGGCTATCCCACGTCGGAACCGGTGATCTCCAGCTACTTCAACGCCAAGGATGTCCTGCCGCTGCGCTACTTCTACAACGGCGTGCCCGGCAACACCATGGAGTTCGCGGTGCTGGCCGATTCGCCGGTCAAGACCCTGGCGGATTTCAAGGACCGCCAGATCGGCGTGGGCGCGCTGACCTGGGGCACCATCCCCGGCGGCCGTGCGGCCTTGCGCACCGCCGGGCTGACGCCCGGCAAGGACGTCGAATTCGTCGCCGTCGGCGCACTGGCCTCCGGCTTCCAGGCGCTGAAGAGCGGACGCGTCGCGGCACTGAACTTCAACAGCAGCTGGAACGACATGCTGGAGATGTCCGGTACGCCTATACGCCGCATCGCTTATCCGCCGGTCTTCGCCGAGACGGCGGGCAACGGGTTCATTGCGCACGTCGATACCTTTCGCGACCATCCCGACCTGATGGTGCGCTTCGCGCGGGCCTACGCCAAGGCGCAGATCGCGTGCAGCGCCAATCCGGTCTATTGCGTGCAGGCCTGGTGGCGCGCCAATCCGCAGGCACGCCCCAGCGGCGGCGATGCCGACAAGGCCCTGGCCGATGCGGCCACGCTGCTGAGCCGCCGCCTGCAACGGGTGCTGTACACGCCATCCGGGCAGGCGCGCGTCCCGGGCTACTACGACCTCAAGGCCATCCAGGGCGGCATCGACGCCATGGCCAAGGCCGGCGAATACCCGTCGGCGAACGTGCCGGTGGACCAGATCTTCTCGAACCAGTTCATCAAGCAGATCAACGATTTCGATGCCGACGCGGTACGCGCGCAGGCAAAGGCGGCGAAATGA
- a CDS encoding acyl-CoA thioester hydrolase/BAAT C-terminal domain-containing protein: MNASTPTLRIEPRDAALDVARRVVLGGFPAGPVRVQAELRHPDGSLWRSEAVFRAATDGSVDLGRDAPESGDWDVPDPMALVWSMRRVQAPTDADRTDEVDALSIEVRAESPDGHAQARATMLQRYVVDGVTRQEIRDDGLVGTVFRPAGAGPHPAIIVLNGSGGGIPRQRAALYAAHGYTAFALGYFKAPGLPAYISRTPLEYFERALAWTRRVLAPARGFVAVTGQSRGGELTLLLASRFPDLVNAAIAYVPSAVVHGTLRAGQPGEAPDAPVWTWQGEPLPNVWQDNPQADWTAFHQRPEGDAPVRQAAAFLSPLRNPAAVRAARIPIERIAGPVMLVSGTDDGFWPSTQFSEQIAADLAAHGHRWPVRHVRGEGAGHAIGLPNVPTTLIAKPHPVAGVVLTGGGTPAANAQANAESWEAVQAFLADAYAAHGAQASQGAPGVPGAHGAPGGAPA, encoded by the coding sequence ATGAACGCATCCACGCCCACCCTGCGCATCGAACCGCGCGATGCCGCCCTCGATGTCGCGCGGCGCGTCGTCCTGGGCGGTTTTCCCGCCGGCCCCGTCCGCGTGCAGGCTGAACTGCGGCATCCCGACGGCAGCCTGTGGCGCAGCGAAGCCGTGTTCCGCGCGGCGACCGACGGCTCGGTGGACCTGGGGCGTGATGCGCCCGAATCGGGCGACTGGGACGTGCCGGATCCGATGGCGCTGGTGTGGTCGATGCGGCGCGTCCAGGCGCCCACCGACGCCGACCGCACCGATGAAGTCGATGCCTTGTCGATCGAGGTGCGGGCCGAAAGCCCGGACGGACATGCGCAGGCCCGGGCCACGATGCTGCAACGCTATGTGGTGGACGGGGTCACGCGCCAGGAGATCCGCGACGATGGCCTGGTCGGCACCGTCTTCCGGCCGGCCGGCGCGGGGCCGCATCCCGCCATCATCGTGCTGAACGGATCGGGCGGCGGCATCCCACGCCAACGCGCCGCGCTCTACGCGGCGCACGGCTATACCGCCTTCGCACTGGGTTACTTCAAGGCGCCGGGACTGCCCGCCTACATCTCGCGCACGCCGCTGGAGTATTTCGAACGGGCGCTGGCGTGGACGCGCCGCGTCCTGGCCCCCGCACGCGGCTTCGTCGCCGTGACCGGACAGTCGCGCGGCGGCGAGCTGACCCTGCTGCTGGCGTCCCGCTTCCCCGACCTGGTCAACGCCGCCATCGCCTACGTGCCGAGCGCCGTCGTCCATGGCACGCTGCGCGCCGGGCAGCCCGGCGAGGCGCCCGACGCGCCGGTCTGGACCTGGCAGGGCGAACCCCTGCCCAATGTCTGGCAGGACAATCCGCAGGCGGACTGGACGGCGTTCCACCAACGCCCCGAGGGCGACGCGCCGGTGCGCCAGGCCGCCGCCTTCCTCAGCCCCTTGCGCAATCCTGCCGCCGTACGCGCGGCCCGCATCCCGATCGAGCGCATCGCAGGGCCTGTCATGCTGGTCTCCGGCACGGACGACGGCTTCTGGCCCTCGACGCAGTTCAGCGAGCAGATCGCCGCCGACCTGGCCGCGCATGGCCACCGCTGGCCGGTGCGGCACGTGCGCGGCGAAGGCGCCGGCCATGCCATCGGACTGCCCAACGTACCGACGACGTTGATCGCCAAGCCGCATCCCGTGGCTGGCGTGGTTCTGACCGGCGGGGGCACGCCGGCCGCCAACGCGCAGGCCAACGCGGAGTCCTGGGAAGCCGTACAGGCCTTCCTGGCCGACGCCTATGCGGCGCATGGCGCCCAAGCGTCGCAAGGTGCCCCGGGGGTGCCGGGCGCGCATGGAGCACCTGGCGGGGCGCCGGCATGA
- a CDS encoding ABC transporter ATP-binding protein, producing the protein MRGAADPSASAPAAPGLAQAGPANPARPALALKGVGLTYPTRRGRIQALTGIDLDIAAGEFVAVLGPSGCGKSTLLKLAAGLLDATEGDIRLGDEPIRGPSRRTGVVFQKPNLLPWKTVLDNVLLPAATLGLPAGPARERAQALLELVSLGGFARNYPGELSGGMQQRVGIARMLLPDPDLLLMDEPFAALDALTREALTLELQRIWSTQRKSVLFITHSIPEAVFLADRILVMSSRPGRIVEDYRPELPRPRTLDTLGDAAFNAACQHLRRHFTHAETP; encoded by the coding sequence ATGAGGGGAGCGGCCGATCCCTCCGCCAGCGCGCCCGCGGCCCCTGGGCTGGCGCAAGCCGGGCCCGCCAACCCGGCACGGCCCGCGCTGGCGCTGAAAGGCGTGGGCCTGACCTATCCGACGCGGCGCGGGCGCATCCAGGCCCTGACCGGCATCGACCTGGACATCGCGGCTGGGGAGTTCGTCGCGGTACTCGGGCCTTCCGGCTGCGGCAAATCCACCCTGCTCAAGCTGGCCGCCGGGCTGCTGGATGCGACCGAGGGCGACATCCGCCTGGGCGACGAGCCGATACGCGGTCCCAGCCGGCGCACTGGCGTGGTGTTCCAGAAGCCGAACCTGCTGCCCTGGAAGACGGTCCTGGACAATGTGCTGCTGCCGGCCGCGACACTGGGGCTGCCTGCCGGGCCGGCGCGCGAGCGCGCCCAGGCCCTGCTGGAGCTGGTGTCGCTGGGCGGCTTCGCCCGCAACTATCCCGGCGAGCTGTCCGGCGGCATGCAGCAACGCGTGGGCATCGCGCGCATGCTTTTGCCGGACCCGGACCTGCTGCTGATGGACGAACCCTTCGCCGCCCTGGACGCGCTGACGCGCGAGGCGCTGACGCTGGAACTGCAGCGCATCTGGAGCACGCAGCGCAAGTCCGTGCTGTTCATCACGCACAGCATTCCGGAGGCAGTGTTCCTGGCGGACCGCATCCTGGTCATGTCCAGCCGCCCCGGCCGCATCGTGGAAGACTACCGGCCCGAGTTGCCGCGTCCCCGCACCCTCGACACCCTGGGCGATGCCGCGTTCAACGCGGCCTGCCAGCACCTGCGACGCCATTTCACCCATGCTGAAACGCCTTGA
- a CDS encoding ABC transporter permease, translating into MLKRLDPTSLLYPLISLAVLVAIWHWAIRLFAIPDYLLPPPGAVFAALYEGFASGSLWPHIGATLAETLGGYVIGCVLAVLMGALLAESRTFERFFYPLLIGLQAMPKVALGPIILVWFGFGMTSKVVLVALVCFFPLFVNTVNGIKRTDTELLDACRAFSASRRYLLLHVKLPAAASDIFSGLQIGVSMALIGAVVGEFLSAQQGLGYLIASASVSMSLSTMFAGVLLLAAIGLIGSMLMRALHRHVVFWESRGDRSS; encoded by the coding sequence ATGCTGAAACGCCTTGATCCGACTTCCCTGCTGTATCCGCTGATCAGCCTGGCCGTCCTGGTGGCGATATGGCACTGGGCCATCCGCCTCTTCGCCATTCCCGACTATCTGCTGCCTCCGCCCGGCGCGGTATTCGCCGCCCTGTACGAGGGCTTCGCCAGCGGATCGCTGTGGCCGCACATCGGCGCCACGCTCGCCGAAACGCTGGGCGGCTATGTCATCGGTTGTGTGCTCGCCGTGCTGATGGGCGCGCTGCTGGCGGAATCGCGTACCTTCGAACGCTTTTTCTATCCGCTGCTGATCGGCCTGCAGGCCATGCCCAAGGTCGCCCTGGGCCCCATCATCCTGGTGTGGTTCGGCTTCGGGATGACGTCCAAGGTCGTGCTCGTGGCCCTGGTGTGCTTCTTCCCCTTGTTCGTCAATACCGTCAACGGCATCAAGCGCACCGACACGGAACTGCTGGACGCGTGCCGGGCGTTCTCGGCCAGCCGCCGCTACCTGCTGCTGCACGTCAAGCTGCCCGCGGCCGCCAGCGATATTTTTTCAGGCCTGCAGATCGGCGTATCGATGGCGCTGATCGGTGCAGTGGTGGGCGAGTTCCTGTCGGCCCAGCAGGGCCTGGGCTACCTGATCGCCTCCGCGTCCGTCAGCATGAGCCTGTCGACCATGTTCGCCGGCGTGCTGCTGCTGGCGGCGATCGGCCTGATCGGCTCCATGCTGATGCGCGCCCTGCAC